From Bacteroides uniformis:
ATGGCAAGTTTGACGAGCTACTATACATTCTATCTGATCCATAAATTTGGTGTTACTGTTCAGGCTTCACAGCTTTTCTTGTTTGTCTTCCTGGTAGCCACTGCCATCGGAACATTGGTGGGAGGTCCCGTAGGTGACAGGGTAGGACGTAAATATGTCATCTGGGCTTCCATTCTTGGAACGGCTCCATTTAGTATGATGATGCCTCACGTAGGGCTTGCATGGACAGTAGTGCTGAGCTTCTGTGTCGGTCTGATGCTTTCTTCCGCTTTTCCTGCCATATTGCTGTACGCCCAGGAATTGCTACCCAATAAGCTGGGGTTGATTTCCGGGTTGTTCTTTGGTTTCGCTTTTGGAATTGCCGGTATTGCTTCGGCTGTATTGGGAGGCATGGCTGATAAATATGGTATAGAGGCTGTTTATAATGTATGTGCCTTTATGCCTTTGTTGGGGTTGGTGGCTTGCTTTCTGCCTAATTTGAAGAGGAGATAAAGTTTTTTTATTCCCATTGTCAGCCATACGGAAAGAACGAAAGGTGCGGTCAATGTAATAATTCCCCAACTCATTCCCACAATTTGCAATACAACAGAGAGTAAAACGGAACATACAGCCCATATAAGCTCATCCAGCTTTTACCTCCTAAAGCAATGGCACACAATACGCCATTATATCCCATCAGGCCTATATTCAAAGCTTCGGAATCTGCTCCCAATAATATGGCTAGGGGGAGGGGGAGAAGTACCCCCAATATGGTATATACTGCTGCATTCCGAGAATTCACGAGAATGCCTGCAAGGAAAAATAGTCCGGTCATTATGTTTCCTTGAAACATCACCTGGCCTATACTCATACTGAAACATTGTAAGTAATTTATGGAGGAAGAAGCAGGTGTTTCTGTATCAGAGACGAGTAGCATGTCAGGCATCAGCCAACTGCACAATCCCAGCAGCATCCATACAGAAAGGATAAAAAGGGTAGTGAATCCGGGCAACATGCGTTGCATGTTGAAAAACCGTGCAATGTAGGTAGATGCACACGAGGCAATAGCCATTAGTATCAAGGAATTTACAGTCAGATGCATAAAGACCCCTACGGCTATTCCTACCAGTGTACCGTTAAAACCATATAATCCATTTTTTATATCATCACGGTCATATCCTGAGATACGGCCTGTTGATGTACTTATTATGTTGCCACTTACAGCCAATAGGCCCATTTGCCATGAATTCAAAAAGATTCCAATCAGCATCAATAATCCGGACAATGCATTGTTTTGGAACATGACTTGCCCTATGCCACGTCCTAAAATAAGTAATGACTTGTGTGTAAAAGCTTCTTTCATGAGTTGTCGAATGAAAATGGACTATATGTAAATTTATAGCTCGTTAATACGTACAAAAAAAACGATTAGACTAATCTAACCGTTTTAATTTTTGTGGAGCGTATGAGACTCGAACTCATCACCTCGACACTGCCAGTGTCGCGCTCTAGCCAGATGAGCTAACGCCCCGTTGCCAACGTTTGCAGGCTTGCTTTCGTTTTTGATGGTGCAAATATAATGCATTATTCTGAAATAATTGCTATGTTTGCGAAAGAATTTGAAAAAATAAGTTATGCTGATATATAATACCACTTATCATGTAGAGGAAGGAGAAGACAAAAACTTCCTGATATGGATGCAGGAACACTATCTTCCCGAGGTAGAAAAGAACGGAACATTGTATGCTCCACGTATAGCCCGTATCTTGAGTCATATTGAAGAAGGAAGCATCTGCTATTCTGTTCAGTTTGAGGTGGAAAACTCTGCCAAACTGCATCGTTGGCATCAAGAGCAAGGAGTGAAACTGAACGAGGAATTACTGAATATCTTTAAAGATAAAGTGATTGGCTTTCCTACATTGATGGAGGTAATAGTGTGATACAACCGGTCAAAGAGAAAATTATATTGGGTATAGACCCTGGTACCACCATTATGGGGTATGGAGTATTGCGTGTGGCAGGTGTCAAGCCGGAAATGATAGCCATGGGAATTATCGACCTCCGCAAATTTGGAGATCACTATCTGAAGTTACGCCATATTCATGAACGGGTACTGAGTATCATAGAGAGTTATTTGCCTGACGAGCTCGCTATTGAGGCCCCTTTCTTCGGAAAGAATGTACAGTCCATGTTGAAGTTGGGGCGTGCGCAAGGCGTAGCAATGGCAGCTGCTTTGAGCAGGGATATTCCCATTACGGAATATGCTCCTTTAAAAATAAAGATGGCCATCACCGGAAACGGACAAGCATCCAAGGAACAGGTGGCAGACATGTTGCAGCGTATGCTGCATTTTCCTAAAGAGGATATGCCTACTTTTATGGATGCAACGGACGGGCTTGCTGCTGCCTATTGTCACTTTCTGCAGATGGGGCGTCCCACGGTGGAGAAAGGCTATCATGGCTGGAAAGACTTTATTGCCAAAAATCCGGATAAGGTGAAGAAGTGATAAGAATTGAAATGTAGAATCTAAAAATAATATCATGAAATTGAATGAACTTGCTATCATTGGAGTGGCTGCAACGACGGTTGTAAGCTGCACTCCCGCGAAGACGGAGTATGCTTCGTACGAACTTTACCCTGTCCGTTCGGGTAGTCTGACAGAGATGGAATATACACCTGCTGCCACGCAATTCACATTGTGGGCACCTACGGCGGATGAAGTTCGCCTGATGTTGTTCGAAGCAGGAGACGGAGGGCATGCCTATGAAACTATTTCAATGGAATCCTCTGAAGAAGGAACTTGGAAAACTAAAGTTGAAAAGGACTTGATAGGTAAATTCTACACATTCAATGTGAAAATCAATGATAAGTGGTTGGGGGACACTCCGGGTATCAATGCCAAAGCTGTAGGGGTGAATGGAAAGCGTGCCGCCATCATCGACATGAAATCCACGGACCCCGAAGGATGGGCAGATGATAAACGTCCGGCATTGGCCTCTCCTGCCGATGTGATTCTTTATGAAATGCACCATCGTGATATGTCCATCGACCCGTCGTCGGGTATTGAGCATAAAGGAAAGTTCCTGGCATTGACAGAACAAGGAACGGTAAGTCCCGACAAGCTGGCAACCGGCATTGACCATCTGAAAGAATTGGGAGTGACACATGTACATCTCCTTCCGTCTTATGACTATGCCTCCGTTGATGAGACAAAGCTGGACGAGAACAAGTATAATTGGGGATATGATCCGCAGAATTACAATGTGCCTGATGGCTCTTATTCTACCGACCCCTACAAACCGGATGTTCGTATCCGGGAATTCAAGCAGATGGTGCAGGCTTTGCACAAAGCAGGTATCCGTGTTGTTCTGGATGTGGTGTATAACCATACTTTCAATACATCCGACAGTAATTTTGAACGTACAGTGCCGGGATACTTTTACCGTCAGCGACCGGACGGAACGTATGCAGACGGTTCGGCTTGTGGCAATGAAACTGCCAGCAACCGTCCGATGATGCGTAAATACATGATAGAGTCTGTATTACATTGGATTAATGAATATCACATTGACGGATTCCGTTTTGACCTGATGGGTATTCATGACATCGAGACAATGAACGAAATCCGTAAGGCGGCAACGTCTGTAGATCCGACTATATTTATATATGGTGAAGGATGGGCGGCATCGGCTCCACAGATGGCGGAAGATTCTCTGGCAATGAAAGCCAATACTTATAAGATGCCGGGTGTTGCTGCTTTCTCTGACGAAATGCGTGATGCTTTACGCGGTCCGTTTAATGACAATCATCAAGGTGCTTTCCTTGCTGGATTGCCGGGAGGAGAGGAGAGCATAAAGTTTGGTATTGTAGGAGCCATCAGGCATCCGCAAGTAAATAATGACTCTGTGAATTATAGTAAGGCTCCGTGGGCGGAACAACCTACACAGATGATCAGCTATGTTTCCTGCCATGATGATATGTGCTTGGTGGATAGGCTGAAAGCAAGTATCCCGGGTATTACTCCCGTAGAATTGGCAAAGCTTGACAAACTGGCGCAAACAGCCGTATTCACTTCCCAAGGTGTACCGTTTATTTATGCCGGTGAGGAAGTGATGCGTGACAAGAAGGGAGTACACAATAGTTTTGAGAGTCCCGATTCCATCAATGCGATTGATTGGAGACGAAAGGCGGAGCATGCAGATGTATTTGCTTATTATAAAGGGTTGATACAGCTTCGTAAGAAGCATCCGGCTTTCCGTATGGGTGATGCGGATTTGGTGCGTAAGCATTTGGAATTTCTACCGGTTGACGGCAGCAATGTGGTGGTTTACCGTCTGAAAGAAAATGCCAACGGTGATGCATGGGGAGATATTATACTAGTCTTGAATGCCCGTAAGGAGCCTGCCAAACTTACCGTACCCGAAGGTAAATATACAGTGGTCTGCAAGGATGGCTTTATCAATGAACAAGGTTTGGGCACACTGTACGGCCCCGAAGTTGTTGTTCCGGCCCAATCGGCACTGATTATGTATAAATGATGATTGGATGATGCAACAACATACAATACACATAGCGGGGGGCGTAGTACGCAACCCGCTTGTTCGTTTGACAGAGCCTGTCACCCTTGATTTCCTGGCAGGAGAACACATTGCCATTGTAGGACCGAACGGAGCCGGAAAGAGCCTCCTGGTGGATATGCTGACGGGAAAGTATCCTTTGCGTGATGGTGAGCTTACCTATGATTTCTCTCCCTCCCTCACGAAAACTGCCTATGACAATATCAAATACATTGCTTTCCGTGATACTTACGGTTCTGCCGATGCCAATTATTACTATCAACAGCGTTGGAATGCCCACGACCAGGAGGATGCTCCGCTAGTACGCGAAGTGCTGGGAGAGGTAAAAGACGATGTCTTGAGGCGGCAGCTATTTGAACTTTTCAGCATAGAGCCGATGCTTGACAAGAAAATCATTCTTCTCAGCAGTGGGGAGCTGCGCAAGTTTCAGTTGACTAAAGCTTTACTGACTGCTCCCCGAATTCTTATCATGGACAATCCTTTCATAGGACTGGATGCGCCTACCCGTGAACTGCTTTTTAATTTGCTGGAGCGGCTTACCCGGCTGGGCGAGTTGCAGATTGTCCTTGTGCTTTCCATGTTGGATGACATACCTTCATTTATTACACATGTTGTGCCGGTAGAGGACATGAAGGTGGGCGAAAAGATGGAACGTGAGGAGTATGTGCAGGCATTCTGTGCGGGCAATCAGATGCGTATTCAGGAAGAGGCCGGAGCGTTGGAGGAATTGCAGCGGCGTATTCTCGATTTGCCCTACGAACATGCGAATTTCACTTCGGACGAAGTGGTGAAATTGAACGGGGTTAGCATCCGTTACGATGACCGTACCATTCTGAAGGAGCTGGATTGGACAGTGATGCGTGGTGAGAAGTGGGCGCTGAGTGGCGAGAACGGTGCCGGCAAGTCTACCTTGCTTAGTTTGGTTTGTGCGGATAATCCGCAGTCATACGCCTGCGATATCAGTCTTTTCGGACGGAAGCGCGGAACGGGGGAGAGTATTTGGGAAATCAAGAAACACATCGGTTATGTCAGTCCGGAAATGCATCGTGCTTATCTGAAGAATCTGCCTGCCATAGAGATTGTCGCTTCCGGTCTGCACGACAGCATCGGATTGTATAAACGTCCTCATGCCGAACAGATGTCGGTATGTGAGTGGTGGATGGAGATTTTCGGTATTGCCGCCTTGAAAGACAGTCCTTTTCTGCAACTCTCCAGCGGGGAACAGCGTCTGGCATTATTGGCACGTGCTTTTGTCAAGGACCCGGAACTGCTGATATTGGATGAACCGCTTCATGGACTCGATACATACAACCGCCGTCGGGTCAAGAAGATTATAGAGGCATTCTGCCATCGTCGGGATAAAACGATGATTATGGTAACCCACTATGAGAATGAATTGCCGCAAACAATTACTAACCGTTTATTCTTGAAGCGAAACCGCTGACCGAATAATAATTACGTCAAGCAAAGATAATAAAGGACTGGCGGGAACCATTTATGGTGTAAATCGTTATATTTGTAATATCAACCATCTAAACATTTATATCATGAAGTTTTTTATTGATACGGCAAATTTGGAACAGATTCGGGAGGCCTATGACTTGGGCGTACTCGACGGAGTTACCACGAATCCTTCGCTTATGGCAAAAGAAGGTATCAAGGGAGTGGAGAACCAGCGAAAACACTATGTGGACATCTGCAACATTGTGCAGGGAGATGTGAGTGCCGAGGTGATAGCCACCGACTATGAAGGTATGATTAAAGAGGGTGAAGAGCTGGCAGCCTTGAATCCGCATATTGTAGTGAAGGTACCTTGCATTGCAGAAGGTATTAAGGCCGTTAAATACTTCTCGGGCAAAGGTATCCGTACAAATTGTACTCTGGTATTTTCTGTCGGTCAGGCATTGCTTGCAGCCAAGGCAGGTGCAACGTATGTTTCTCCGTTTGTGGGGCGTCTCGATGACATCTGTGAGGATGGCATTGCATTGGTTGCGAAGATTGTAGAGATGTACCGTTATTATGGATATACCACCCAGGTACTTGCCGCCTCTATCCGTCATACGGCACATATCATGCAGTGTATAGAGGTGGGTGCTGATGTGGCTACTTGTCCGCTTTCGGCCATTAAGGGTTTACTTAATCATCCGCTGACCGATTCCGGTCTGAAGAAGTTCCTTGAAGATTACAAACGCGTGAACGGATAAACTTAAAATATCCTATAAGCCTATCTTTCAATGTAATTATTGACTAATATTGGTGAGAAATAGAATAAAAAGATTTATTTTTGCACCTTATATTTAGATATACAATAAGGCACCGATGAAAGATAGGCTCATAGGATTTATTAAGACATACTGCTTGTTTGTCTGCATTTTTGTGTTGCAGAAACCACTATTTATGCTGTTTTACAAATCGCTGTATCCGGATGCCTCGTGTGCGGACTGGTTCAGTGTCATTTGGCATGGGTTACCTTTAGACCTATCTCTGGCTGGTTATCTGACAGCTATTCTCGGTTTTCTTTTCATAACCTCTGTATGGACACTTTCTAAATCCCTTCATCGCATCTGGTGCGGCTATTTCCTCTTCATTTCAGTACTTATCTCCATAATTTTTACTGTCGATTTAGGATTATACGAGTATTGGGGGTTCCGTTTGGATGCTACTCCGTTATTCTATTTCTTTTCCTCCCCTAAAGACGCAGTGGCCAGTGTCAGCATTTGGATGGTGCTGGGGGGAATTGTGGCAATGGCTGTTTATGCTGTCGTGCTGTATGCTGTTTTCTACGGCATCTTGCTGCAGAAGAAGCTGTTGCTGCGGATGAAACTGCCTTATCGTCGCCTGAAGGTGTCAGGTATATTGTTGCTGATGACGGGGTTACTGTTTATTCCTATCCGTGGAGGCTTTACAGTATCTACCATGAATGTGGGGAAAGTCTATTTCAGTGCCGAGCAGCGTCTGAACCATGCAGCTATCAACCCTGCATTCAGTCTGATGGAATCTCTTGCCAAGCAGAAGGACTTCAGCAAGCAGTACCGTTTTATGGAAGCTGCGGAGGCCGACCGGCTTTTTAAAGACATGCTTGAACCC
This genomic window contains:
- a CDS encoding DUF4286 family protein, with protein sequence MLIYNTTYHVEEGEDKNFLIWMQEHYLPEVEKNGTLYAPRIARILSHIEEGSICYSVQFEVENSAKLHRWHQEQGVKLNEELLNIFKDKVIGFPTLMEVIV
- the ruvC gene encoding crossover junction endodeoxyribonuclease RuvC produces the protein MIQPVKEKIILGIDPGTTIMGYGVLRVAGVKPEMIAMGIIDLRKFGDHYLKLRHIHERVLSIIESYLPDELAIEAPFFGKNVQSMLKLGRAQGVAMAAALSRDIPITEYAPLKIKMAITGNGQASKEQVADMLQRMLHFPKEDMPTFMDATDGLAAAYCHFLQMGRPTVEKGYHGWKDFIAKNPDKVKK
- the pulA gene encoding type I pullulanase, with product MKLNELAIIGVAATTVVSCTPAKTEYASYELYPVRSGSLTEMEYTPAATQFTLWAPTADEVRLMLFEAGDGGHAYETISMESSEEGTWKTKVEKDLIGKFYTFNVKINDKWLGDTPGINAKAVGVNGKRAAIIDMKSTDPEGWADDKRPALASPADVILYEMHHRDMSIDPSSGIEHKGKFLALTEQGTVSPDKLATGIDHLKELGVTHVHLLPSYDYASVDETKLDENKYNWGYDPQNYNVPDGSYSTDPYKPDVRIREFKQMVQALHKAGIRVVLDVVYNHTFNTSDSNFERTVPGYFYRQRPDGTYADGSACGNETASNRPMMRKYMIESVLHWINEYHIDGFRFDLMGIHDIETMNEIRKAATSVDPTIFIYGEGWAASAPQMAEDSLAMKANTYKMPGVAAFSDEMRDALRGPFNDNHQGAFLAGLPGGEESIKFGIVGAIRHPQVNNDSVNYSKAPWAEQPTQMISYVSCHDDMCLVDRLKASIPGITPVELAKLDKLAQTAVFTSQGVPFIYAGEEVMRDKKGVHNSFESPDSINAIDWRRKAEHADVFAYYKGLIQLRKKHPAFRMGDADLVRKHLEFLPVDGSNVVVYRLKENANGDAWGDIILVLNARKEPAKLTVPEGKYTVVCKDGFINEQGLGTLYGPEVVVPAQSALIMYK
- a CDS encoding ATP-binding cassette domain-containing protein translates to MQQHTIHIAGGVVRNPLVRLTEPVTLDFLAGEHIAIVGPNGAGKSLLVDMLTGKYPLRDGELTYDFSPSLTKTAYDNIKYIAFRDTYGSADANYYYQQRWNAHDQEDAPLVREVLGEVKDDVLRRQLFELFSIEPMLDKKIILLSSGELRKFQLTKALLTAPRILIMDNPFIGLDAPTRELLFNLLERLTRLGELQIVLVLSMLDDIPSFITHVVPVEDMKVGEKMEREEYVQAFCAGNQMRIQEEAGALEELQRRILDLPYEHANFTSDEVVKLNGVSIRYDDRTILKELDWTVMRGEKWALSGENGAGKSTLLSLVCADNPQSYACDISLFGRKRGTGESIWEIKKHIGYVSPEMHRAYLKNLPAIEIVASGLHDSIGLYKRPHAEQMSVCEWWMEIFGIAALKDSPFLQLSSGEQRLALLARAFVKDPELLILDEPLHGLDTYNRRRVKKIIEAFCHRRDKTMIMVTHYENELPQTITNRLFLKRNR
- the fsa gene encoding fructose-6-phosphate aldolase; translated protein: MKFFIDTANLEQIREAYDLGVLDGVTTNPSLMAKEGIKGVENQRKHYVDICNIVQGDVSAEVIATDYEGMIKEGEELAALNPHIVVKVPCIAEGIKAVKYFSGKGIRTNCTLVFSVGQALLAAKAGATYVSPFVGRLDDICEDGIALVAKIVEMYRYYGYTTQVLAASIRHTAHIMQCIEVGADVATCPLSAIKGLLNHPLTDSGLKKFLEDYKRVNG